The Methanosarcina barkeri MS DNA window AGGAGCAGCCGTAATGGCTCGGTGTATGAATTCTCTTGGTTCGCCGCAAAACCCTCTGGGCGGTAGACACGGTGGAAAATGTATTCTTGCACAGAGAATAAAATTACAGGATAAATGATCTCAAATTACAGAAAAGATGACCTCAAATTACAGGAAAAATGACCTTAAAATGCTGGAAATCCGGAAAATATTTTAGACGTGGAAAAAATCAAAATATTAAAAGAGAAGATTTTTAAATGCAGCAAGAGGGATTAACCTCCTGCTCCTCCACCACCGGCTTTTCCAAGGTCGAAAGCCTGCATTGTTTCTCTCTCTTTTCTGAATCTTTCTTCCAGTTCCTCGGCTGTAAACTCTCTTTCTTCTTTCTTTTCTGTAGTTTTAATTTCAGTTAGTTCCAGGTTTTCTTCCCTGTACCATAGATCTGTACTTTCGAGCAGAACCCATACCTTTCCCTGCTCGTCCTTTTTAATCTCAGTTACGCGGCTGACCGTATCACTGTTTACGTATTTGACGGCATCTCCCGCTTTAATGGGTTTTTTATTTCGCCCTACTGCTGTGATTACTTCAGCATCAGCCATGATCTTACCTCGAAAGCTTCCAAGAAGCTGGTATTTCAGCCCCAAACGTCCTTTATTGAATTTTGCTGCTTATAGGTTATTCAGGCCCTCTAATAAAGTTTATGTGAATTAAGCTCTGGGAATGGTTCGGTAAAACCTTTAAGAAAAAGTTTTATCAAAAACTTTTAAGAAAAAAATTTTATCAAAAACTTCGTGGAAAATATTTTGGATTGAACTTTTGGAAGTCTCTAAGATCAGAGCTTTTTCTAAAGACTTCCAGGGTTCAAAAATATAGGGCTGGTCTATTTCGTCCTCCCTATTTTTAACAGTGATTAATTTCCGACCTGAGATCTCCCATCAGTGCAACTCTTTCGGCATAAGCATTGTGTCTGTGAATGCTTTCCTCATTGGTTTGCTTGATGGTAATTACTGCATTATCAGGAAGGTTGGGAAACTCTTTTACTACGTTGTCTGCCATGGTTCTTACACAATCTTCCACAAATTTTGGGTTCATATGTGCAGTTTCCACAACGACCTTTTCGTCTGCGCGTTTCAAGACCTCATACACACTGGAACTCATAGAGTGATCAATAATGCTGATGATGCTTTCAAGGGAAACATCAAAATCATGTGCTACCTTGATTGATATAATTCCTCTTCCTCGCTGGTTATGGGTAGCCATGGGAACCCTTTCCAGGAATTTTACAATCGTATCATTATCGACTCCAAGTTTGGAAAGCTCATTTGCAGCTTTATCTCGCATAATCTCCTGAGCACAGGGGCAGGCTGTCATTCCTACAACTTCGGCACCTATCAATTTTTTTACATCAAAATAGTCATCATCGCCCTGTCCTCTTACAGCTGATGCTTCAGCAAAGATATTCACTACTTCCTGGCATTTGATCCCGGTAGCAGGGGATGCACGCCTTATCATATATTCGCTTGTCATCCGAACTTCGGCCTGATTGGCGTATTCATGTCTGCCAAGCAAGTTGTGTGCGATATCACTGCAAAGCTGCTCAAGTTCGTATACGGGCATACTGAGTATTTTTTCCAGTACCTCATCTACAGCTTCGAAGTTCCTTGAAAGATTTGCTCCCTTTCGGTCCGAGGGCAGGTCAACAAAAACGTCAAAAGTTGAAATAAGTACGATAGGACGTTTGTCTTTTCGCTTGATTTCAACGAGTTTTTTAACATTTGTTACCCCGACACGGGTAAGGTTTATAGCTATACTTGGTTTGCTGGCCTGGACGTCCGGGAGGTTGAAAGTGCAATGTTCCATAATTAACCAGATCCATAAAAAGATGAATGTTTGATTTTGTAAAATGAATCTTGATAAACATGCAATTTTATTCCATTTGGAAAAATATAATGATCATAAGGAGTTATAGCATGTAAAGTTTGTGCTTTTAGGGGAGTTTTCGAAATACACAATAAAACTTAAATTTCTGAATTTTCCAAAACTGATTTCCTAAAACATATTTTGGACTGCATTTCTAACAAGATATAATTATTTAAATATTTCCCATTTTGCCAACAATATTGAAAAATTTAGTATATATACTACTCGCTAATTGAGGTGAATTTCGCATAAAACAATAACTACAGGCAACATCCTGAAGAAAGATTTTATATACTTTAAAACGTAATCAGTGTCTAGCAATACATTTGCGAGGTGACCTTTATGTCCAACACAAGAAATTTTGTTTTACGAGACGAAGAAGGCAATGAGCACGGCGTTTTCACAGGAAAACAGCCTCGACAGGCTGCCTTGAAAGCTGCAAATAGGGGCGATGGGACTAAATCCAATCCAGATGTCATCCGCCTCAGAGAACGCGGGACAAAGAAGGTGCACGTTTTCAAGGCATGGAAGGAAATGGTTGAAGCTCCTAAAAACAGGCCTGACTGGATGCCCGAGAAAATCAGCAAGCCCTTTGTCAAGAAAGAAAAAATAGAAAAAATAGAATAAATCTGACAAACATAATTTTTCTCACATGCCCTGAAATAGGGTTCTTTCTTTTTCTTTAATATTCAGAAAAGGAATTAGCCTGGACTGGTCTTTAATTTTTAATACTATCCGGGCTGGCTTATTTCCAATGTTTTTTCAAAATTAATTTTTTATTCTTATTTTTTTACATGTGACTTATAGTTTTCACCAGAATCTTTAACGATAAGTTTAAAAATAGATTTTCTGATTCCTACATCATGGAACTGAAGAGAGAGAACGTGCTTATTGAAGCCCTGCCTTATATGCAGGAGTTCTATGACTCAATCATGGTTATAAAAGTGGGCGGAAATGCAATGGTTAGCGCCCAGATCATGGAAGATATTATAAAAGATATTGTGCTCCTGCGCTATGTGGGAATCAAACCTGTTATTGTACATGGGGGCGGGCCTGAGATTACGGAAAAAATGGCGCGGATGGGCAAGAAAGCTGAGTTTTGCCAGGGCTTACGTATTACAGATGACGAGACAATGGAAATTGCCAGGATGGTACTTGTCGGAAACATCAATACCAAAATTGTATCTCTTATTGGTGTTTGCGGGGGGAAAGGTATTGGACTTACCGGATACGATGGAAGAATGATCCTTGGTCATAAGCAGGCTGCAAAAAAAGTAGTAATTGATGGCATTGAGACTGAAGTTGATATAGGTTGGGTTGGGGAATGTGAAGTAATTAATCCTGATATTCTCCATATAGTACTTGAAAACGGTTACATTCCTGTGATTTCTCCTATTGCTGTGGATGCGAAAGGCAATGCCCTGAATATTAATGCCGATATAGTAGCAGGTGACATTGCTGCAGCTTTGCATGCTAAAAAGCTTATTCTGATGACTGATGTCTCAGGGCTGCTTAGAGATATAAATGATCCCAGTAGCCATATTTCCCGTGTAACTCTGGACGATATCGATCACCTTATCGATGAAGGCATTATACAGGGAGGCATGATCCCAAAACTCAAAGGCGCAGCAGTTGCAGTAAAAAACGGGGTTGAAAGAGCTCATATAATAAATGGAAGCGTTTCTCACTCCATGCTTCTTGAACTCTTTACTGATCGCGGAATCGGAACCATGGTTCATAAGTTCAAAAAGCCAGAAGATTAACTATAAACGACCCGGCAGCTTTATAACTACCTCTAGTTTCTGATTAATTTAGATAAAAGAGTTTAAGAGGTATTTATGAATCTACTTATCAGGCCTGTCAGGTTAAATGATGCTCAGGACATTAATGAGATGCGGAGGCAAAAAGAGGTTAGGGCACACACCCTTGCCCTCCCTACTGAAACCATTGAATTTACAGAAGGATTCCTGAGGAGTATGGGCGGTGACGACCATATACTGGTATCCGAATCAGAAGGAAAAGTTGTCGGAATGGTAGGGATACATCTTCTAAAGGGTATCAGGCAGAGACATTCAGCCTTCCTTGGGATTATGGTAAGGACTGAATATCAAAGTCAGGGTATTGGGAAAACCTTGATGGGAAACATTCTCAACCTTGCAGATAACTGGCTTATGCTAATAAGAATCGAGCTTGATGTTACTGCAGACAATGAAAAAGCTATCAGCCTTTACCGGTCTTTTGGTTTTAAGATTGAGGGAACAAAAAAATACGCAATAATGAAGGATGGGAAGTACGCTGATCTTCTCATGATGGCCAGGTACAATATTCCCACTCAGTTCAAGTAAAAAAGTTTAGATAAAAAGAATTTTTACGGTTTTTAATCTAAAATGGGTGCTCCGTAGGTAAAGTCTTCAAGTTCCAGGACTTTTCTCCAGAGTTCTTTGCATTCACAGTCTGTTTTGCTGAGATCCTCCGGATTCTGAGTAAGTGAAAAAGTCCTGAGAGAGTCTGCGACGTCTGAACTGCAGATTTTACAATTGTGAGGGCCGCGTTTTGAGCCTGCGCCTACCGGATCGGACATAAGAGGAAGGTCTGGATGAGCGGCTTTTGCCCTTTGCAGGATTTCTACAATACTCCAGAGCCAGGGAGGACGATATTGTCCTTTTTCCCAGAGCGCTTCGACAAGGGTGCCTTTCTGGACATTGCAGAGGTTGATTGAGATTGTGTCAGAGTAAGGGGCCGCATCATCTATGGAACGGATAATGTCCTCAATGGCCTGGCGTTCTGAAAGAAAGAGAGGTTTTAGCATAAGGTAGGCTTTAACAGTTACTCCCTTTTTCCTTGATATTTCTGCGGCGCGGACAAAATCCCTGAAGGTAAAACCTTTATTAATAGAGTCACTGCGGATTCTGTCCGAGCTTGTTTCCAGCCCAACAGCCAGCTCAAAGGGCTTATTTTTCAGGATTTTGAGACACTCCTGCACATTCTCTTCAGTTACGAAGTTAGGGCGGGTTTCCGCAAGTACCTTGACTACTCTGGGATCATCTGCAAGAGTTTTGAGGATTGCATCTCTTGCCTCAGGAGGAACCTCATGCTCGTCAAGAAAACTGCCTGATGTGAAAATTTTTACCATAAACTCAGGGAATTTTTCAGCTTTCTTCATTGCTCTTGCAAGCTGGGCCTTGTAATCCTCCAGAGTTGGAGGTTCACTTGCGCAGTCATAGACATAACCGCACATAGTGCACCCTCCGGCTTTTCCCCATCTGCATCCTGCGCTCTTGAAGATTACAGTTAAAGTCTTTACCTGAGTTTCATTTACCAGGTCGACTCCTGTCCAGCTTGCTGCAGGTTCATTGGTAGGAGAAGGTCTAACTTTAATCCGCTGTCGGATTTCCATTACTGCTTTATTCAGTGTCATGGGCGTAAAAACTCGCTTTGTGGCTTGCTTCATATTGTAAAAAAGATTTGAAGCTGAGAGCCAGCTTCATTATTCATTCCTTACATTCTGTACTTTACTTTAATTCTATACTTTTTCTTTTACTCGTTCTTTATTATTCTATACTCTTTCTTATTATAGTCTAGAAACCTAATTCCATTTAAGTGGCCTGTGCTTCATTCAAATTCGATAGTTGCAGGCGGTTTTGGTGTGATATCATAAACCACCCTGGCTACTTTCGGGATTTCAGAGGTGATTCTGGATTCCAGTTTTTTGAGTACATCCCAGGGAAGCTCGAGCGCTTCTGCAGTCATTCCGTCTCTGGAACCTACAGCCCTTACAGCTATTATCCAGCCGTAAGCCCGGATATCTCCCTTTACGCCTGTTCCCTTGCCAATCACAGCGGCGAAAGTCTGCCAGGGGCAGAACCTGTCAAGAAGTTCCTCTTCAACTATAGAGTTTGCTTCCCGTGCAACCTCAAGTTTCTCCTCTGTAACTTCTCCAAGAATCCGCACAGCCAGGCCAGGTCCGGGGAAAGGCATCCTTTCACAGATTTCGTCAGGTAGCTTGAGAGCCCAGGCAACTTCCCTAACCTCATCTTTGTAAAGGTCCTCTATGGGCTCAACGATCTTCTTGAAGTCCATTACGCTGGGCAGTCCTCCAACATTGTGGTGGGATTTGATTCCACCTTCGGACTCGATTCTGTCAGGATAAATCGTTCCCTGGATAAGATAATCTGCTTCAAGTTTCCTTGCTTCTTCTTCAAAGACCCGGATGAAAGTCTCGCCTATAGCCTTCCTTTTCTCTTCAGGGTCAGTTCTGCCTTTCAGGGCTGCAAGGAACCTGTCCTTTGCATAGACAATATCCAGGTTCATGTGGGAAAAAATATGCTTTATCCTCTCGGTCTCCCCTTTTCTCATGAGCCCTGTGTCAATATAAATTGGTTGCAGCCTGCCTCCTATTGCCCTGTGAGCCAGTTCCGCACAAACAGAACTGTCCACGCCGCCTGAGAGCGCAATAATTGCTCTCCCGTCCTTTATTTCCTTGCCAATTTTCTCAACTGCTTTTGGAATGAATTTTTCGGGTTTTACCATTGAAATGCTCCTTAAATGATGCTGAACTGAAAATCCTTTGAAAAAATGATCGTGATCAGTAAAGACTATCAGAATTATCTGTATTTGATTATTTTAGTGTGATATATGAGTATGATATATGAGTATGATATATGATTTTGTGCATGGGAGTTTTGATATTTAAAGGTATCATAAAAGAAGTCTTCAGATAAATAAAACCATTTCACTTCTACGGATATGAAATCAAATTTTAAATGTATTTTCTTCATATGGAAGCTATAAACGGGAAACTAATTTTTTA harbors:
- the argB gene encoding acetylglutamate kinase; translation: MELKRENVLIEALPYMQEFYDSIMVIKVGGNAMVSAQIMEDIIKDIVLLRYVGIKPVIVHGGGPEITEKMARMGKKAEFCQGLRITDDETMEIARMVLVGNINTKIVSLIGVCGGKGIGLTGYDGRMILGHKQAAKKVVIDGIETEVDIGWVGECEVINPDILHIVLENGYIPVISPIAVDAKGNALNINADIVAGDIAAALHAKKLILMTDVSGLLRDINDPSSHISRVTLDDIDHLIDEGIIQGGMIPKLKGAAVAVKNGVERAHIINGSVSHSMLLELFTDRGIGTMVHKFKKPED
- the guaA gene encoding glutamine-hydrolyzing GMP synthase, producing MVKPEKFIPKAVEKIGKEIKDGRAIIALSGGVDSSVCAELAHRAIGGRLQPIYIDTGLMRKGETERIKHIFSHMNLDIVYAKDRFLAALKGRTDPEEKRKAIGETFIRVFEEEARKLEADYLIQGTIYPDRIESEGGIKSHHNVGGLPSVMDFKKIVEPIEDLYKDEVREVAWALKLPDEICERMPFPGPGLAVRILGEVTEEKLEVAREANSIVEEELLDRFCPWQTFAAVIGKGTGVKGDIRAYGWIIAVRAVGSRDGMTAEALELPWDVLKKLESRITSEIPKVARVVYDITPKPPATIEFE
- the mptA gene encoding GTP cyclohydrolase MptA is translated as MEHCTFNLPDVQASKPSIAINLTRVGVTNVKKLVEIKRKDKRPIVLISTFDVFVDLPSDRKGANLSRNFEAVDEVLEKILSMPVYELEQLCSDIAHNLLGRHEYANQAEVRMTSEYMIRRASPATGIKCQEVVNIFAEASAVRGQGDDDYFDVKKLIGAEVVGMTACPCAQEIMRDKAANELSKLGVDNDTIVKFLERVPMATHNQRGRGIISIKVAHDFDVSLESIISIIDHSMSSSVYEVLKRADEKVVVETAHMNPKFVEDCVRTMADNVVKEFPNLPDNAVITIKQTNEESIHRHNAYAERVALMGDLRSEINHC
- a CDS encoding GNAT family N-acetyltransferase — its product is MNLLIRPVRLNDAQDINEMRRQKEVRAHTLALPTETIEFTEGFLRSMGGDDHILVSESEGKVVGMVGIHLLKGIRQRHSAFLGIMVRTEYQSQGIGKTLMGNILNLADNWLMLIRIELDVTADNEKAISLYRSFGFKIEGTKKYAIMKDGKYADLLMMARYNIPTQFK
- a CDS encoding non-histone chromosomal MC1 family protein; protein product: MSNTRNFVLRDEEGNEHGVFTGKQPRQAALKAANRGDGTKSNPDVIRLRERGTKKVHVFKAWKEMVEAPKNRPDWMPEKISKPFVKKEKIEKIE
- a CDS encoding DUF2098 domain-containing protein — protein: MADAEVITAVGRNKKPIKAGDAVKYVNSDTVSRVTEIKKDEQGKVWVLLESTDLWYREENLELTEIKTTEKKEEREFTAEELEERFRKERETMQAFDLGKAGGGGAGG
- a CDS encoding archaeosine biosynthesis radical SAM protein RaSEA; translation: MTLNKAVMEIRQRIKVRPSPTNEPAASWTGVDLVNETQVKTLTVIFKSAGCRWGKAGGCTMCGYVYDCASEPPTLEDYKAQLARAMKKAEKFPEFMVKIFTSGSFLDEHEVPPEARDAILKTLADDPRVVKVLAETRPNFVTEENVQECLKILKNKPFELAVGLETSSDRIRSDSINKGFTFRDFVRAAEISRKKGVTVKAYLMLKPLFLSERQAIEDIIRSIDDAAPYSDTISINLCNVQKGTLVEALWEKGQYRPPWLWSIVEILQRAKAAHPDLPLMSDPVGAGSKRGPHNCKICSSDVADSLRTFSLTQNPEDLSKTDCECKELWRKVLELEDFTYGAPILD